The DNA region TGCGTCGTCGCGACGTTCACGTCGTCGAACAACCAGGCGACAAAGAGGATGGCCAGGGAATTGCCGATCCAGCGAAGAAGAAGTCCGGTCATATCCCCTGTTATACTCTCTTCTTTCCCCTCCTGCCGGAGTGGCGAAACTGGCAGACGCGCGAGACTCAAAATCTTGTTCGCTTAACGGCGAGTGTGGGTTCGATTCCCTCCTCCGGCACCAATTTGAATTAGGAAATTAGGAACTGGGGAACTGGGGAACTTACCGCGCGGGCAGAGTTCCCTGCTCGACGAGGAAGCGCGCGAGTTGTTCGGCCACGAGCTGATGACCGACCTCTGAGAGATGTGTGATGTCGTCGAAGCCCGAACGGCGGCCGAGGAAGAGGTCGGGGCCGGTGTGGCGGCGAAACTCGGGCAGCACATCAAGGCACGCCAGACCATTCTCGCGGCACTGCTCCGCGATCACCTGCTGCGGCAGGTACGGGTAGGCCGGGGCCAGCTGGTACGACAGCGGGAGGATGACGGCCAGCGGCGCTGCACCCTCGCGGCGCACGGCCTCCGCAATCTGGCCGTACATCGACTTCAGCCACAACATCCGTTCCGACGCCGGGTCGAGCAGGCGCTCGATGCTGAGCGTGTCCTCTCCGGTAATCCGGACGAACCGGCCCACGACATCGATGGGCCCGCGCGGTGGCCAGATCCGATTCACGCGCGTGTCGATGAAGTTGTGCAGGAACGACTTGCGCCACAGTGATTGCGCCTGCCGCCGCCGTGCCTCAAGCTGGGACCGCGCGTGGGTACGGTTGTACGTCTTGTCCGGGATCGCGTCAGCCGGGATGTTGGTGAGCGCCAGATTCGTGGAATACGTCCCGGGCCTTGAAGCGGCATCCCAATTCCAATGCAGCTCGGGGTCGGCGACGTCGTTCATGCAGAACGTCACGATGACAATGTCGGCGGCAAAGGCGCGGCCCTCGGACAGGAAGTACTGCCACTCGTTGTACGGCGTGTATCCGTTGACACCGGCATTGATCACTTCGACGCGGCCATCGGTGCCGTCGAGCGCGGCTTCCAGTCGCTTCGCGAATGTCGCCTCGGCGTCAACGCGGAACCCATAGGTCGTCGAATCGCCGAGCATGAGGATGCGCAGGGTGCCTGGCGGTTTCGGAATCGCATACTCGCCGCCGCGAAGGCCCTGTGCGCTCACGTCGGGTCGATCGGGGTTCATGCGGTAGAGCATTGGACAGTCACCACAGGTCACGAACTGTGGCATCGCCGTCGCCGACCCGCGCCGCCATTCGACGACGCGCAGCGCGACCTCGAGAGCGGCCAGTGCCAGCACCACACTGGTGAGCACCATGGCCAACAGAACGAAGCGACGCGCGGGTCTGGGCATTCCTCTCGAATCTCCAGCCCTTGTATACTCCATCGGCATCCGCACCTCCACCGGAGACGT from Acidobacteriota bacterium includes:
- a CDS encoding SGNH/GDSL hydrolase family protein; the protein is MPRPARRFVLLAMVLTSVVLALAALEVALRVVEWRRGSATAMPQFVTCGDCPMLYRMNPDRPDVSAQGLRGGEYAIPKPPGTLRILMLGDSTTYGFRVDAEATFAKRLEAALDGTDGRVEVINAGVNGYTPYNEWQYFLSEGRAFAADIVIVTFCMNDVADPELHWNWDAASRPGTYSTNLALTNIPADAIPDKTYNRTHARSQLEARRRQAQSLWRKSFLHNFIDTRVNRIWPPRGPIDVVGRFVRITGEDTLSIERLLDPASERMLWLKSMYGQIAEAVRREGAAPLAVILPLSYQLAPAYPYLPQQVIAEQCRENGLACLDVLPEFRRHTGPDLFLGRRSGFDDITHLSEVGHQLVAEQLARFLVEQGTLPAR